One genomic region from Jiangella sp. DSM 45060 encodes:
- a CDS encoding Nramp family divalent metal transporter has product MYVRVRRRRPGRDGAPLPPLPGAGLGLLGPAFVAAVAYVDPGNVATNLSAGSGYGYLLVWVLVLATAMAGLVQYLSAKLGVVTGSSLPEVLRDRMPRGGRLAYWLQAEVVAMATDIAEVVGGAIALNLLFGLPLWLGGLITGVASMALLTVQNGRGQRAFERVVTTALLVIAAGFVAGLFVQPPSASGIVSGLAPRFEGTETVLLAAGMFGATVMPHVVYLHSALARDRFGATPEPGLVGRLLSATRVDVGLAMVVAGSVNIALLLVAAASLRGVDGTDTIAGAHAAVESGLGTAIGALFAVGLLVSGLASTSVGCYAGAVIMEGLLLRRIPLLARRLVTLLPAVLILTTGAEPTWLLVLSQVVLSFGIPFAIIPLVAVTAKSSVMGRWANSRLTTVLAAGVAVVVVSLNVALLTLTVLG; this is encoded by the coding sequence ATGTACGTACGGGTGCGCCGCCGACGGCCGGGCCGCGACGGCGCGCCACTGCCGCCGCTGCCCGGCGCGGGACTGGGCCTGCTCGGTCCCGCGTTCGTGGCGGCGGTCGCCTACGTCGATCCCGGCAACGTCGCGACCAACCTGTCCGCCGGCTCCGGCTACGGCTACCTGCTGGTGTGGGTGCTGGTGCTGGCCACCGCGATGGCCGGGCTGGTGCAGTACCTGTCGGCGAAGCTCGGCGTCGTCACCGGGTCGTCGCTGCCCGAGGTGCTGCGCGACCGCATGCCGCGCGGCGGCCGGCTGGCGTACTGGCTGCAGGCCGAGGTGGTCGCGATGGCCACCGACATCGCCGAGGTGGTCGGTGGCGCCATCGCGCTGAACCTGCTGTTCGGCCTGCCGCTGTGGCTCGGCGGCCTGATCACCGGCGTCGCGTCGATGGCGCTGCTGACGGTGCAGAACGGCCGCGGGCAGCGCGCGTTCGAGCGGGTCGTCACGACGGCGCTGCTGGTCATCGCGGCCGGGTTCGTGGCCGGGCTGTTCGTGCAGCCGCCGTCGGCATCGGGCATCGTGTCCGGGCTGGCCCCGCGGTTCGAGGGCACCGAGACGGTGCTGCTGGCGGCCGGCATGTTCGGCGCGACCGTCATGCCGCACGTCGTCTACCTGCACTCGGCTCTGGCCCGCGACCGGTTCGGCGCCACGCCGGAGCCCGGGCTGGTCGGCCGGCTGCTGTCGGCCACCCGGGTCGACGTCGGCCTCGCGATGGTGGTGGCGGGCAGCGTGAACATCGCGCTGCTGCTGGTCGCGGCGGCCTCCCTGCGCGGCGTCGACGGCACCGACACCATCGCGGGGGCGCACGCCGCCGTCGAGTCCGGCCTGGGGACGGCGATCGGTGCGCTGTTCGCGGTCGGCCTGCTGGTCTCCGGCCTCGCGTCGACGTCGGTGGGGTGCTACGCCGGCGCCGTGATCATGGAGGGTCTGCTGCTGCGTCGCATCCCGCTGCTGGCCCGGCGGCTGGTGACGCTGCTGCCGGCGGTGCTGATCCTGACCACCGGTGCCGAGCCGACGTGGCTGCTGGTGCTCTCGCAGGTGGTGTTGTCGTTCGGCATCCCGTTCGCGATCATCCCGCTGGTCGCCGTCACCGCGAAGTCGTCGGTCATGGGCCGCTGGGCCAACTCGCGCCTCACGACCGTCCTGGCCGCCGGCGTCGCCGTCGTCGTGGTCAGCCTCA
- a CDS encoding ribonucleotide-diphosphate reductase subunit beta yields the protein MSILGTGIQEGLLLKPVRYPWAYELYNQAVANTWFPHEVQLGEDMADFRKMSDEERHALTFLMSYFNPNELLVNKALAFGVYPYLSAAEAHLYLAKQMWEEANHVMAFEYILETFPIDREQAYAAHLTVPSMVAKEEFEVRYIKRMTEQTLDVTTVEGKQDFVRNLVAYNIVLEGIWFYSGFMVALSFRQRNLLRNFASLIDWIVRDESLHLKFGINLVLTVLDENPELQTPEFAAEIEQMIIDGVEMEERYNRDLLPTGILGMNAEYINQYVRYLADRRLEELGFEPHYKVANPAKWMATANDTLQLVNFFESINTSYEVDARASGG from the coding sequence ATGAGCATTCTCGGCACCGGCATCCAGGAGGGCCTGCTGCTCAAGCCGGTCCGCTACCCCTGGGCCTACGAGCTGTACAACCAAGCCGTCGCGAACACGTGGTTCCCGCACGAGGTGCAGCTCGGCGAGGACATGGCCGACTTCCGGAAGATGTCCGACGAGGAGCGGCACGCGCTGACGTTCCTCATGAGCTACTTCAACCCGAACGAGCTGCTGGTGAACAAGGCACTCGCGTTCGGCGTGTACCCGTACCTCAGCGCTGCCGAGGCGCACCTCTACCTCGCCAAGCAGATGTGGGAGGAGGCCAACCACGTCATGGCCTTCGAGTACATCCTCGAGACGTTCCCCATCGACCGCGAGCAGGCCTACGCCGCGCACCTCACCGTCCCGTCGATGGTGGCGAAGGAGGAGTTCGAGGTCCGCTACATCAAGCGGATGACCGAGCAGACGCTCGACGTCACCACCGTCGAGGGCAAGCAGGACTTCGTCCGGAACCTGGTCGCCTACAACATCGTGCTGGAGGGCATCTGGTTCTACAGCGGGTTCATGGTGGCGCTGAGCTTCCGGCAGCGGAACCTGCTGCGCAACTTCGCGTCGCTGATCGACTGGATCGTCCGCGACGAGAGCCTGCACCTGAAGTTCGGCATCAACCTCGTCCTCACCGTGCTGGACGAGAACCCGGAGCTGCAGACGCCGGAGTTCGCCGCCGAGATCGAGCAGATGATCATCGACGGCGTCGAGATGGAGGAGCGGTACAACCGCGACCTGCTGCCCACCGGCATCCTGGGGATGAACGCCGAGTACATCAACCAGTACGTGAGGTACCTGGCCGACCGGCGGCTGGAGGAGCTGGGCTTCGAGCCGCACTACAAGGTCGCCAATCCCGCGAAGTGGATGGCGACTGCCAACGACACGCTGCAACTGGTGAACTTCTTCGAGTCCATCAACACCAGCTACGAGGTCGACGCTCGCGCGAGCGGAGGATAG
- a CDS encoding ribonucleoside-diphosphate reductase subunit alpha, whose protein sequence is MSVNVVKRDGSVEPYDGYKIARAIEAASVGLDNQVARVTQLRSELEITLFDGITSQQLDEAVVQVALQNVRDDPAFDTVAARVLLKTVYKRVLGDYESAGQLAELHRRRFPGYVAEGVAAGLLDDRLATHFDLDRLAAALDPARDDLLRYIGVVTMSNRYMINDRDGHRLEVPQFFWMRVAMGLSLNEADPTSAAIGFYTKMSRLDYLAAGSTLVNAGTAYSQLSNCFVMEMQDDIEHIAKSVRDVMWLTKGTGGIGLSVTKLRAEGSPIRSNNTVSTGPIPFMHTIDSTLRAVSRGGKKFGALAFYIENWHLDFPQFLDLKQNAGDPYRRVRTANTAVWISDEFMIRVANDDDWYLFDPLDVPDLPELYGAAFSRRYAEYVAAAEAGELRAFTRIKAREQFRAILVALQTTSHPWLTWKDTINNRALNDNTGTIHLSNLCTEITLPQDRDNVSVCNLASINLSAHLGPDGWQWDRLRDSVRLAVRQLDNLIDITISSVPESERSNELNRAVGLGVMGFTDVVERLGWSYESEQAYDLIDRLMEFISYHAIDESADLARERGSYANFDGSGWSRGLVPIDTVDRAERERGVPITVARSSRLDWDVLRAKVRGGMRNATLMAIAPTASIGLVAGTTPGLDPQFSQLFSRATSSGKFLEVNRNLVADLKERGLWEDVREDLLRAQGDVSALDAVPAGLKAIYQTSFQLSPYAFIEVAARAQKWIDQAISRNMYLETRDIDDMVDIYSAAWSKGVKTTYYLHVKPRHTAEQSTVRVNKAESLAGAGASSGGQRRGFGAARTAVQPATVQALPVVTEPAADACPVDPQERLQCESCQ, encoded by the coding sequence ATGAGCGTCAACGTCGTCAAGCGCGACGGGTCGGTCGAGCCGTACGACGGCTACAAGATCGCCCGGGCCATCGAGGCCGCCAGCGTGGGCCTGGACAACCAGGTCGCCCGGGTCACCCAGCTGCGGTCCGAACTCGAGATCACCCTGTTCGACGGCATCACCAGCCAGCAGCTCGACGAAGCCGTCGTCCAGGTGGCCCTGCAGAACGTCCGCGACGATCCCGCGTTCGACACCGTCGCGGCGCGGGTGCTGCTGAAGACGGTGTACAAGCGGGTCCTCGGCGACTACGAGTCCGCCGGCCAACTGGCCGAGCTGCACCGGCGGAGGTTCCCCGGCTACGTGGCGGAGGGCGTGGCCGCCGGGCTCCTCGACGATCGGCTCGCGACCCACTTCGACCTCGACCGGCTGGCCGCGGCGCTGGACCCGGCGCGCGACGACCTGCTGCGCTACATCGGCGTGGTCACCATGAGCAACCGGTACATGATCAACGACCGCGACGGCCACCGGCTCGAGGTGCCGCAGTTCTTCTGGATGCGGGTCGCGATGGGGCTGTCGCTGAACGAGGCCGACCCCACGTCCGCGGCCATCGGGTTCTACACGAAGATGTCCCGACTCGACTACCTGGCGGCCGGATCGACGCTGGTCAACGCCGGTACGGCGTACTCGCAGCTGTCCAACTGCTTCGTCATGGAGATGCAGGACGACATCGAGCACATCGCCAAGAGCGTGCGCGACGTCATGTGGCTGACCAAGGGGACCGGCGGCATCGGGCTGTCGGTGACGAAGCTGCGCGCCGAGGGCTCGCCGATCCGCAGCAACAACACCGTCTCGACCGGCCCGATCCCGTTCATGCACACCATCGACTCCACGCTGCGGGCGGTGTCGCGCGGCGGCAAGAAGTTCGGCGCGCTGGCCTTCTACATCGAGAACTGGCACCTCGACTTCCCGCAGTTCCTCGACCTCAAGCAGAACGCCGGCGACCCGTACCGCCGGGTCCGCACCGCCAACACGGCGGTCTGGATCTCCGACGAGTTCATGATCCGCGTCGCCAACGACGACGACTGGTACCTGTTCGACCCGCTCGATGTGCCGGACCTGCCGGAGCTGTACGGCGCCGCGTTCAGCCGGCGCTACGCCGAGTACGTCGCGGCGGCCGAGGCCGGCGAGCTGCGCGCGTTCACCCGCATCAAGGCGCGCGAGCAGTTCCGGGCCATCCTGGTGGCCCTGCAGACGACGTCGCACCCGTGGCTGACGTGGAAGGACACCATCAACAACCGGGCGCTCAACGACAACACCGGCACGATCCACCTGTCCAACCTGTGCACCGAGATCACGCTGCCGCAGGATCGCGACAACGTCTCCGTCTGCAACCTCGCCTCGATCAACCTGTCCGCGCACCTCGGGCCGGACGGGTGGCAGTGGGACCGGCTGCGCGACAGCGTCCGGCTGGCCGTCCGACAGCTCGACAACCTCATCGACATCACCATCTCGTCGGTGCCCGAGTCCGAGCGGTCCAACGAGCTGAACCGCGCCGTCGGCCTGGGCGTCATGGGCTTCACCGACGTCGTCGAGCGGCTGGGCTGGTCGTACGAGAGCGAGCAGGCCTACGACCTCATCGACCGGCTGATGGAGTTCATCAGCTACCACGCCATCGACGAGAGCGCCGACCTCGCCCGTGAGCGCGGCTCGTACGCCAACTTCGACGGCTCCGGCTGGAGCCGCGGCCTGGTGCCCATCGACACCGTCGACCGCGCCGAGCGGGAGCGCGGCGTGCCGATCACCGTGGCGCGGTCCAGCCGGCTCGACTGGGACGTGCTGCGCGCCAAGGTCCGCGGCGGCATGCGCAACGCCACCCTCATGGCCATCGCCCCGACGGCGTCCATCGGCCTGGTCGCCGGCACCACGCCGGGGCTGGACCCGCAGTTCTCCCAGCTGTTCAGCCGGGCCACCAGCTCTGGCAAGTTCCTGGAGGTCAACCGCAACCTGGTGGCCGACCTCAAGGAGCGTGGGCTGTGGGAGGACGTCCGCGAGGACTTGCTGCGCGCGCAGGGCGACGTGTCGGCGCTGGACGCCGTCCCGGCCGGCCTCAAGGCGATCTACCAGACCTCGTTCCAGCTCTCGCCGTACGCGTTCATCGAGGTGGCGGCGCGGGCGCAGAAGTGGATCGACCAGGCGATCAGCCGCAACATGTACCTCGAGACGCGCGACATCGACGACATGGTCGACATCTACTCGGCGGCGTGGTCGAAGGGCGTCAAGACCACCTACTACCTGCACGTCAAGCCGCGGCACACGGCCGAGCAGAGCACCGTCCGGGTGAACAAGGCCGAGTCGCTGGCCGGCGCCGGTGCCTCGTCCGGCGGGCAGCGCCGCGGCTTCGGCGCGGCCCGGACGGCGGTCCAGCCCGCAACGGTCCAGGCCCTGCCCGTCGTGACGGAGCCGGCGGCGGACGCGTGCCCGGTCGATCCGCAGGAACGCCTGCAGTGCGAGTCCTGCCAGTGA
- a CDS encoding EamA family transporter, which translates to MTQATARPAMIWTALVVVYVVWGSTYLGIRVVVEAGIPPFLGMGLRFLSAGILMLGYLWLRHGRAGIRISGRELRGAAVMGLLLLVLGNAMVAVAEQTVPSGLAALVVGAISLWFVLLQVAGGQRPPWLTWVGVLVGLAGVAVICLPRGGIEGVEAWGIGVLLFGTISWAFGSYLSPRLGLPRNALVASGYEMLAGGVMLTIVSAATGEFGDLHASAVPAKGWLALAYLVLMGSLLAFSAYGYLLANAPLSLIGTYAYVNPVVAVILGWLILSEPVTSIVLVGGALVVGGVVLVVNGERTSAKAPPAERDPDLAPDEALTR; encoded by the coding sequence ATGACGCAGGCCACGGCCCGGCCGGCGATGATCTGGACCGCGCTCGTCGTGGTCTACGTGGTCTGGGGGTCGACATACCTCGGCATCCGGGTCGTGGTCGAGGCCGGCATCCCGCCGTTCCTCGGCATGGGCCTGCGCTTCCTGTCCGCCGGGATCCTGATGCTCGGCTACCTGTGGCTGCGGCACGGCCGGGCCGGGATCCGCATCAGCGGCCGCGAACTGCGCGGAGCCGCCGTCATGGGGCTGCTGCTGCTCGTGCTCGGCAACGCCATGGTGGCCGTCGCCGAGCAGACGGTCCCCAGCGGCCTGGCCGCGCTCGTCGTCGGGGCGATCTCGCTGTGGTTCGTGCTGCTGCAGGTCGCCGGTGGTCAGCGGCCGCCCTGGCTCACCTGGGTGGGCGTCCTGGTCGGCCTGGCCGGCGTCGCGGTCATCTGCCTGCCGCGCGGCGGCATCGAGGGCGTCGAGGCGTGGGGCATCGGCGTCCTGCTGTTCGGCACCATCTCGTGGGCGTTCGGGTCCTACCTCTCCCCCCGGCTGGGGCTGCCGCGCAACGCACTGGTGGCGTCGGGCTACGAGATGCTGGCCGGCGGCGTCATGCTGACGATCGTGTCGGCGGCGACCGGAGAGTTCGGCGACCTGCACGCCTCGGCGGTGCCGGCGAAGGGCTGGCTGGCGCTGGCCTACCTCGTCCTCATGGGGTCGCTGCTCGCGTTCTCGGCCTACGGGTACCTGCTGGCGAACGCACCGCTGTCGCTGATCGGCACCTATGCCTACGTCAACCCGGTGGTCGCCGTGATCCTCGGCTGGCTGATCCTCTCCGAGCCGGTGACGTCGATCGTGCTGGTCGGCGGCGCCCTGGTGGTCGGCGGCGTCGTCCTGGTCGTCAACGGCGAGCGCACGTCGGCCAAGGCGCCGCCCGCCGAGCGCGACCCCGATCTCGCCCCCGACGAGGCGCTGACCCGCTGA
- a CDS encoding tetratricopeptide repeat protein: MTEDQPATVDEAPLPTPVGQRIRSRRLELGLSQAEIAEGMLSPSYVSLVESGRRQPASSALAHIAERLRIDVEYLRDGVDASVRTKARLALGRAEMALREGRADEAYEQFTTLVGDPGLNDEQSRAARLGRALARERTGDLEGAIDILSELADEARQTPAVQSWLDVAIALTRCYDRAGDFDMAIQIGEEARRAAFDLGLESTDEYIRLGCTILGAYSGRGDVVRSKALAAELVSAADRIGTPHTRGAAYWNASLVAESRGELALALNLVDRALAMFGEGDDVRNLARLRVAHAGLLLHGSEPQAERSLEILDGVEENIKRYGSATDIANFYSRRAQTLLQLARLDEARESVEASLRELGDQPRVGGAIARLTLARILRAQGELDESIREAALAASMLESMGASRVAAAAWRELADLYRDLGRVNEAMSAYDSALRSVRVVPYAGASLVEDEQSGTAVSELAGT, translated from the coding sequence ATGACAGAAGACCAGCCAGCAACAGTGGACGAGGCGCCGCTTCCGACGCCCGTCGGGCAGCGTATCCGATCCCGCCGGTTGGAGCTCGGCCTCTCTCAGGCAGAGATCGCCGAGGGCATGCTGTCCCCCAGTTACGTCTCGCTCGTCGAGAGCGGCCGCCGCCAGCCGGCGTCCTCCGCGCTCGCCCACATCGCCGAGCGGCTGCGCATCGACGTCGAGTACCTGCGCGACGGCGTCGACGCCTCCGTCCGCACCAAGGCCCGCCTCGCCCTCGGCCGCGCCGAGATGGCGCTGCGCGAAGGCCGGGCCGACGAGGCGTACGAGCAGTTCACCACGCTGGTCGGCGACCCCGGTCTGAACGACGAGCAGAGCCGCGCCGCCCGTCTGGGCCGGGCGCTGGCACGCGAGCGCACGGGCGACCTCGAGGGCGCCATCGACATCCTCAGCGAGCTGGCCGACGAAGCCCGCCAGACGCCGGCGGTCCAGTCCTGGCTCGACGTCGCCATCGCGCTCACCCGGTGCTACGACCGCGCCGGCGACTTCGACATGGCCATCCAGATCGGCGAAGAGGCCCGGCGCGCGGCCTTCGATCTCGGGCTCGAGAGCACCGACGAGTACATCCGCCTGGGCTGCACCATCCTCGGCGCCTACTCCGGCCGCGGCGACGTGGTCCGGTCCAAGGCGCTGGCGGCCGAGCTGGTGTCCGCCGCCGACCGCATCGGCACGCCGCACACCCGCGGCGCGGCGTACTGGAACGCCTCGCTGGTCGCGGAGTCGCGCGGCGAGCTGGCGCTGGCGCTGAACCTGGTCGACCGCGCCCTGGCGATGTTCGGCGAGGGCGACGACGTCCGCAACCTCGCCCGCCTCCGGGTGGCGCACGCCGGCCTGCTGCTGCACGGCAGCGAGCCGCAGGCCGAGCGGTCGCTCGAGATCCTCGACGGCGTCGAGGAGAACATCAAGCGCTACGGCAGCGCCACCGACATCGCCAACTTCTACAGCCGCCGGGCGCAGACGCTGCTGCAGCTGGCTCGGCTCGACGAAGCCCGCGAGTCGGTCGAGGCGTCGCTGCGCGAGCTCGGCGACCAGCCGCGGGTCGGCGGTGCCATCGCCCGGCTCACGCTGGCTCGCATCCTGCGGGCGCAGGGCGAGCTCGACGAGAGCATCCGCGAGGCCGCGCTGGCGGCGTCCATGCTCGAGTCCATGGGCGCCTCCCGGGTCGCCGCAGCGGCCTGGCGCGAGCTGGCCGACCTCTACCGCGACCTCGGCCGCGTCAACGAGGCGATGAGCGCCTACGACAGCGCGCTGCGCTCGGTGCGGGTCGTGCCCTACGCCGGGGCCAGCCTGGTCGAGGACGAGCAGTCGGGCACCGCGGTGAGCGAGCTGGCCGGCACCTGA